A region from the Paludicola sp. MB14-C6 genome encodes:
- a CDS encoding sigma factor-like helix-turn-helix DNA-binding protein, giving the protein MLTEKQRDVIDLYYNQDLSLSEIAEHEGITRQGVRDSIKRGEVYLFELEDKLKVFENYIETQKIIQSIKYVADRISAENKTYNYSNIITENINQINSIIENYLHKTS; this is encoded by the coding sequence ATGTTAACTGAAAAGCAACGTGATGTCATAGATTTATACTATAATCAAGACTTATCCTTAAGTGAAATAGCAGAACACGAAGGTATTACAAGGCAAGGCGTTCGGGATAGTATTAAACGTGGCGAGGTTTATTTGTTTGAATTAGAAGACAAGCTTAAGGTCTTTGAAAATTACATAGAAACTCAAAAGATAATTCAAAGCATTAAATATGTCGCCGATCGTATTTCTGCGGAAAACAAAACCTATAACTACTCCAATATTATTACAGAGAATATTAACCAAATTAACTCTATTATAGAGAATTACCTACACAAAACATCATAG
- the ffh gene encoding signal recognition particle protein gives MAFEGLSDKLALAFKKLKSKGKLNEGDIKEAMREVKMALLEADVSYKVVRDFVKTVSERCVGVEVLESLTPAQQVIKIVNDELCALMGSENKRINIPSKLPCIIMMCGLQGAGKTTHAGKLAKYFLKQGRRPMLIAADIYRPAAIDQLKVVGSQAGVPVFEMGQIDPVTIAKEGIKHAKDHGNDIVIIDTAGRLHIDEALMDELKRIKAEVNPSEIMLVVDAMTGQDAVNVAGSFNEALGIDSVILTKLDGDTRGGAALSVLAVTGKPVKFSGIGEKLDDLEPFHPERMASRILGMGDVLTLIEKAQTSFDQKNADKMLKKMKDKSFDMDDLLEQMYQIKKMGSLKSVMSMIPGVGNKINDMDIDERQLLRVEAIITSMTKEERKKPSIINPNRKRRIAAGSGTKVEDVNRILKQFEQMQKMMKQFSGMGKKGKRRMMPNMPF, from the coding sequence TTGGCATTTGAAGGCTTATCCGATAAGCTTGCCCTTGCGTTTAAAAAGCTAAAGTCTAAGGGTAAACTAAACGAAGGCGATATTAAAGAAGCAATGCGAGAAGTAAAGATGGCATTGTTAGAAGCAGACGTAAGTTATAAAGTTGTTCGTGACTTTGTGAAAACAGTAAGTGAGCGTTGCGTTGGCGTTGAAGTATTAGAAAGTTTAACTCCTGCACAGCAAGTAATCAAGATTGTAAATGATGAACTTTGTGCGTTAATGGGTTCTGAAAACAAAAGAATTAACATTCCATCAAAGCTGCCATGTATCATTATGATGTGTGGTTTGCAAGGTGCAGGTAAAACAACTCATGCAGGTAAATTAGCAAAATATTTTTTAAAGCAAGGTAGAAGACCAATGCTGATTGCTGCGGATATTTACCGTCCGGCTGCGATTGATCAGTTAAAAGTAGTAGGTTCACAAGCAGGTGTTCCTGTGTTTGAAATGGGACAAATTGATCCTGTTACAATCGCAAAAGAAGGTATTAAGCATGCCAAAGACCATGGTAACGATATTGTTATTATTGATACCGCCGGTCGTTTGCATATAGATGAAGCTTTAATGGACGAGCTGAAGCGTATTAAAGCAGAAGTAAATCCAAGCGAAATTATGTTAGTGGTTGACGCAATGACAGGTCAAGATGCAGTCAATGTTGCTGGTTCTTTTAATGAAGCTTTAGGCATTGATTCCGTTATTTTAACCAAGCTTGACGGTGATACTAGGGGCGGTGCAGCACTTTCTGTGCTTGCTGTAACAGGAAAGCCTGTGAAGTTCTCCGGTATTGGTGAAAAGTTGGATGATTTAGAACCATTCCATCCTGAGCGTATGGCGTCAAGAATTCTTGGTATGGGCGATGTGCTTACCTTAATTGAAAAAGCGCAAACCTCATTTGACCAAAAGAATGCAGATAAGATGCTCAAGAAGATGAAAGACAAAAGCTTTGATATGGATGACTTGTTAGAGCAAATGTATCAAATCAAGAAAATGGGCTCTTTGAAGTCAGTTATGTCGATGATTCCGGGTGTTGGTAACAAAATTAACGACATGGATATTGATGAAAGACAACTATTACGTGTGGAAGCAATTATTACTTCTATGACAAAAGAGGAACGCAAAAAACCGTCTATCATTAACCCAAATAGAAAACGTCGTATTGCGGCGGGTTCTGGGACTAAGGTTGAAGATGTTAACCGTATTTTAAAACAATTTGAGCAAATGCAAAAAATGATGAAACAATTTTCAGGCATGGGCAAAAAGGGCAAACGTAGAATGATGCCGAATATGCCATTTTAA
- the rpsP gene encoding 30S ribosomal protein S16 translates to MAVKIRLRRMGAKKAPFYRIVVADSRYPRDGRFIEEIGYYDPTKNPSIVKVDADKAKEWIANGAQPTDTVKKLLKDNGAI, encoded by the coding sequence ATGGCTGTTAAAATTAGATTACGTCGTATGGGCGCTAAAAAAGCTCCTTTTTATCGTATTGTAGTTGCAGATTCAAGATACCCAAGAGATGGTAGATTTATTGAGGAGATTGGTTACTATGATCCTACTAAAAACCCATCTATCGTAAAAGTTGATGCTGACAAAGCAAAAGAGTGGATCGCAAACGGTGCACAACCAACTGATACAGTGAAAAAGCTTCTAAAAGACAATGGTGCTATCTAG
- a CDS encoding KH domain-containing protein yields the protein MKELLEVIAQGLVNDKDAVQVTVDEANEEGLVVYHLHVSPDDMGRVIGKQGRIAKALRIVMRASATRLNQKIAVEID from the coding sequence ATGAAAGAATTATTGGAAGTTATCGCACAAGGGCTTGTAAATGACAAAGATGCTGTTCAAGTAACAGTAGATGAAGCAAATGAAGAAGGTCTTGTTGTATACCATCTTCATGTTAGTCCAGACGATATGGGAAGAGTTATCGGTAAGCAAGGACGTATTGCGAAAGCACTTCGCATTGTAATGCGTGCTTCTGCAACTCGACTCAATCAAAAAATCGCAGTTGAAATCGACTAA
- the rimM gene encoding ribosome maturation factor RimM (Essential for efficient processing of 16S rRNA): MKKQYLEIGQIVSTQGIKGEVRVQPWCDYAEFLLDFDLLYFDQGKAEVEIENARVQKNVVVMKLKGMDTVEQAQKLRNKVLFMNRDDIELEDEVYFVQDLIGLKVVDKDDPSIEYGELVEVSQTGANDVYHIKFADGSIKLIPAIPSVVITTDIENNVMEIRPLKGLFDDED; this comes from the coding sequence ATGAAAAAACAATATCTGGAAATTGGACAAATTGTATCGACACAAGGAATTAAAGGCGAAGTTCGAGTTCAACCATGGTGTGATTATGCGGAGTTTTTATTAGATTTCGATTTATTATATTTTGACCAAGGCAAAGCTGAAGTGGAGATAGAAAATGCACGTGTCCAAAAAAACGTAGTCGTGATGAAATTAAAGGGAATGGATACCGTAGAGCAAGCGCAAAAGCTCCGCAATAAGGTGTTGTTTATGAACCGAGATGACATTGAATTAGAAGATGAAGTTTATTTCGTGCAAGATTTAATAGGGCTTAAAGTAGTTGATAAAGATGATCCGAGCATTGAATATGGTGAACTTGTTGAAGTAAGCCAAACAGGTGCGAACGATGTATATCATATTAAATTTGCAGACGGTAGTATTAAGCTTATTCCTGCAATTCCTAGTGTTGTTATCACAACTGATATTGAGAATAACGTGATGGAAATTCGACCATTGAAAGGCTTGTTTGACGATGAGGATTGA
- the trmD gene encoding tRNA (guanosine(37)-N1)-methyltransferase TrmD, with product MRIDIATLFVEMCESVLNESIIGRARKNGFVEFCCHNIRDYTNDKHRRVDDTPYGGGKGMVMQADPIYKCYEDVCEKIGKKPYVIYMSPQGNVLTQQKCIALSKMDNVMLICGHYEGVDERVIEEIVDEEISIGDYVLTGGELPALVLCDSVARLCEGVLSGEECYEEESHFNGLLEYPQYTRPEVWKDRKVPEVLLSGHHKNINEWRQKQRLSRTLIKRPDMLKQYHFTKLDSKLYAQIEEEQKSNEMISK from the coding sequence ATGAGGATTGATATAGCAACTTTGTTTGTTGAAATGTGCGAAAGCGTATTAAATGAAAGTATTATCGGTAGAGCACGCAAAAATGGTTTTGTTGAATTTTGCTGTCATAATATTCGAGATTATACCAACGATAAGCATCGACGGGTTGATGATACCCCATATGGTGGGGGAAAAGGTATGGTAATGCAGGCTGATCCAATTTATAAATGTTATGAGGATGTTTGCGAGAAGATTGGCAAAAAGCCATATGTAATTTATATGTCTCCGCAAGGAAATGTTTTAACACAGCAAAAATGCATTGCTTTGTCTAAAATGGACAACGTAATGCTGATTTGCGGTCATTACGAAGGTGTTGACGAACGTGTTATCGAAGAAATCGTAGATGAAGAAATCTCTATAGGAGATTATGTATTAACCGGTGGAGAATTACCTGCACTGGTGCTTTGCGACTCTGTTGCAAGACTTTGCGAGGGCGTTTTATCGGGCGAAGAATGCTATGAAGAAGAAAGTCATTTTAATGGCTTGTTGGAATATCCGCAATATACTCGTCCTGAGGTTTGGAAAGATAGAAAAGTACCTGAAGTGTTGCTGTCTGGACATCATAAAAACATTAATGAATGGCGGCAAAAACAGAGATTGAGCCGTACTTTAATAAAGCGCCCCGATATGCTAAAGCAATATCATTTTACAAAGCTTGATTCTAAGTTGTATGCTCAAATAGAGGAAGAACAAAAAAGCAACGAAATGATAAGCAAATAA
- a CDS encoding HPr family phosphocarrier protein — protein sequence MYVKEVKVQNQVGLHARPATFFIQKANEFKASIWVEKEERRVNAKSLLGVLSLGIVGGTDIKIIADGVDEQSAVDGLVKLVESGFTD from the coding sequence ATGTACGTTAAAGAGGTAAAGGTTCAAAATCAAGTTGGTTTGCATGCACGTCCTGCAACATTTTTTATACAAAAAGCCAATGAATTCAAAGCATCTATTTGGGTTGAAAAAGAAGAACGCAGAGTAAATGCAAAAAGCTTATTAGGTGTATTATCTTTAGGTATTGTTGGTGGAACAGATATTAAAATCATCGCTGATGGTGTAGATGAGCAATCTGCAGTTGATGGTCTTGTAAAATTAGTTGAATCCGGATTTACTGATTAA
- a CDS encoding HPr family phosphocarrier protein, with the protein MKSVTIRLNTINDVKTFVNTVGKYDFDVDLISGRYAIDAKSIMGIFSLDISKPIKLDAHTDNADAFFAEIKDFIVE; encoded by the coding sequence ATGAAATCTGTAACAATTAGATTAAACACTATCAATGACGTAAAAACATTTGTTAATACTGTTGGGAAATATGACTTTGATGTAGACTTAATTTCCGGCAGATATGCAATTGATGCAAAATCTATTATGGGTATTTTCAGCTTAGATATTTCTAAACCAATTAAATTAGATGCTCACACAGATAATGCTGATGCTTTCTTTGCTGAAATCAAAGATTTCATTGTTGAATAA
- the mtaB gene encoding tRNA (N(6)-L-threonylcarbamoyladenosine(37)-C(2))-methylthiotransferase MtaB: protein MRIAFYTLGCKVNQYETEILANRFANDGFDIVDIEDEADVYVINSCTVTASGDKKTKQVIRRFKRVNPNAIVALTGCFPQAFPDEANLIPEADIIQGSYNRAALLPNVKKALQTRERIVDITPHQKGEAFEPMKATRFMERTRAFVKIEDGCDRYCNYCIIPKARGPIRSKTIEDIQSEVTGLVQNGYKEFVLVGINLSSYGKDMEPLRLIDAIEAVSSINGVERVRLGSLEPELLSDDDLMRMSKIPQFCDQFHLSLQSGCDQTLKRMNRHYDSAEYYEIVSKIRSIFDNPAITTDIMVGFAGETEQEFEASLAFAKKVQFAKAHVFAYSIRQGTKAATMENQVDKHTKENRSKQMIEVTKLTQQDFLKTQIGTTQEVLFETPHGENEYVGYTKNYTKVIVKSNENICGEIKTVTLSSAYEEHCQGEIL, encoded by the coding sequence ATGAGAATTGCTTTTTATACCTTAGGATGTAAGGTAAACCAATATGAAACGGAAATCCTAGCAAACCGTTTTGCAAACGACGGATTTGACATCGTAGATATAGAGGATGAAGCAGATGTATATGTGATTAACTCTTGTACGGTTACTGCTTCAGGCGATAAAAAAACCAAACAAGTCATAAGGCGCTTTAAACGAGTTAATCCGAATGCCATCGTAGCACTAACAGGTTGCTTCCCACAAGCTTTTCCCGATGAAGCAAATTTAATTCCTGAAGCCGATATTATTCAAGGTTCTTATAATCGAGCAGCTTTGCTGCCAAACGTAAAAAAAGCATTACAAACAAGAGAACGTATTGTAGACATCACTCCTCATCAAAAAGGGGAAGCATTTGAGCCAATGAAAGCGACTAGGTTTATGGAAAGAACGAGAGCTTTTGTGAAAATTGAGGATGGGTGTGATCGCTACTGCAACTATTGTATTATTCCCAAAGCAAGAGGACCTATACGTTCCAAAACGATAGAAGATATTCAATCCGAAGTAACTGGGCTGGTTCAAAACGGCTATAAGGAATTTGTTTTAGTCGGAATTAACTTAAGCTCTTATGGTAAGGATATGGAACCATTACGATTAATAGACGCAATCGAGGCGGTTTCCTCAATTAATGGAGTGGAACGTGTGCGTTTAGGTTCATTAGAACCAGAGCTATTGAGTGATGATGATTTAATGCGAATGAGTAAAATTCCTCAATTTTGCGACCAATTCCATTTATCCTTGCAAAGCGGCTGTGACCAAACATTAAAACGAATGAATCGTCATTATGATTCAGCTGAGTATTATGAAATTGTAAGCAAAATTCGCTCTATTTTTGATAATCCCGCAATTACAACGGATATTATGGTTGGATTTGCAGGAGAAACTGAACAAGAGTTCGAAGCTTCTTTAGCATTTGCAAAAAAAGTACAATTTGCGAAAGCTCATGTGTTTGCATATTCGATTCGTCAAGGAACAAAAGCTGCTACTATGGAGAATCAAGTGGACAAGCATACAAAAGAAAATCGAAGCAAGCAAATGATAGAAGTCACTAAGCTTACCCAGCAAGATTTCTTAAAAACGCAAATAGGAACTACCCAAGAAGTCTTATTTGAAACTCCACATGGTGAAAATGAATATGTGGGGTATACCAAGAATTATACAAAAGTAATTGTGAAAAGCAATGAAAATATTTGTGGTGAAATTAAAACTGTAACTTTAAGTTCTGCTTATGAAGAACACTGCCAAGGCGAAATACTATAA
- a CDS encoding phosphoribosylformylglycinamidine synthase, protein MPVYRIYVEKKEPFAVEAHSILSDVKTSLQLENLEAIRVINRYDVEGISEETFKKAQRTVFSEPSIDDIYFECPTINSEGRIFAIEYLPGQFDQRADSCAQCIQILVQGDRPVVKNARVYVVSGNLTDDEFQALKAYLINPVESREASLATVNSLDMKYDVKTTVKTLDGFIDLNKDGLASFINEYGLAMDLDDIIFCQSYFKDTEKRNPTITEIKMIDTYWSDHCRHTTFSTNIDKVTIHDDFIKKSYEEYKSAREVLYKGRTDKPITLMDLAVIGAKKLKKDGILTDLDESEEINACSVKIKVDVDGVEEDWLLMFKNETHNHPTEIEPFGGAATCLGGAIRDPLSGRSYVYQAMRVTGAANPLVSLEDTISGKLPQKKIVTGAAAGYSSYGNQIGLATGQVNEIYHDGYVAKRMEIGAVMGATPAKNVVREVPEAGDVVILLGGKTGRDGCGGATGSSKSHTLESLESCGAEVQKGNAPEERKIQRLFRNSEVTRLIRRCNDFGAGGVSVAIGELADGLEINLDAVPKKYNGLDGTELAISESQERMACVVRKSDMEKFIALAQEENLEATFVATVTETPRLKMDWNGKRIVDLSREFLNSNGAVKHTEIEVAKALVKPVHKKEITAVNVVEHLCDLNMCSQKGLVERFDSTIGSGSVLMPFGGEYQLTPTQAMVAKIPVLYGETQTASVMGWGFNPYISEQSPYHGAMYAVIESIAKVVATGGSHHQCWLTFQEYFERTQNNPVRWGKPFAALLGAYKAQIELGIGAIGGKDSMSGTFENIDVPPTLCSFAVSVTKTPKVVSPEFKRQGNRVIMIIPEYDANGIPCFDSIKACFDKVESLISQGVVNACSTLTYGGVIEAVAKMALGNKVGMKFTEQVSPELMFNPVYGGFILEVSQSADVEGFTVIGTTTSKYIIVLPNLEIVDMRELQKKYEKKLEPIFPYRIHQSTQIPTEFSYKSAKKDRISPAIKVAKPKVLIPVFPGTNCEYDSARAFEKAGADAEIFVIKNLTSAMIEESIKTFASKIDQAQMIMIPGGFSGGDEPDGSAKFIVSFFKNPQVKEAVQRLLQTRDGLMVGICNGFQALIKLGLVPYGDIVDMDETAPTLTFNTIGRHQSMMVNTRISSNKSPWLYNTQVGDIHAVPISHGEGRFIADTRLIEKLAANGQVATQYVDLQGQPTYDIAFNPNESAMAIEGITSPDGRVFGKMAHSERIGTDICKNIYGNKDQMIFKSGVEYFTK, encoded by the coding sequence ATGCCAGTATATCGTATCTATGTAGAAAAAAAAGAACCATTCGCAGTTGAAGCACACAGCATTTTAAGCGATGTTAAAACATCATTGCAGCTAGAAAACTTAGAAGCAATTCGTGTGATTAACCGTTATGATGTTGAAGGTATTTCGGAAGAAACATTTAAAAAAGCACAAAGAACTGTTTTTTCAGAACCAAGCATTGATGACATTTATTTTGAATGTCCAACCATAAATAGTGAAGGACGTATCTTTGCAATTGAATATTTACCGGGACAATTCGATCAACGTGCCGATTCATGTGCACAATGTATTCAAATTTTAGTACAAGGGGATCGTCCTGTTGTAAAAAATGCAAGAGTATATGTTGTTTCGGGCAATTTAACCGATGATGAATTTCAAGCATTAAAAGCTTATCTAATCAATCCGGTTGAGAGCCGTGAAGCATCTTTAGCTACTGTGAACTCTTTAGATATGAAATATGATGTTAAAACGACTGTAAAAACATTAGATGGATTCATTGATTTGAATAAAGATGGACTAGCTTCTTTTATCAATGAATATGGCTTAGCAATGGATTTAGATGATATTATTTTCTGCCAAAGCTATTTTAAAGATACAGAAAAAAGAAATCCAACAATCACTGAAATCAAAATGATTGATACTTACTGGTCTGACCATTGCCGTCATACCACTTTTTCAACAAACATTGATAAAGTAACAATTCATGATGATTTTATTAAGAAATCCTATGAAGAATATAAATCTGCTCGTGAAGTATTATATAAAGGCAGAACCGATAAACCAATCACTCTTATGGATTTAGCAGTAATTGGTGCAAAGAAGTTAAAGAAAGACGGTATTTTAACTGATTTAGATGAATCAGAAGAAATTAACGCTTGTTCCGTTAAAATTAAAGTAGATGTTGACGGGGTAGAAGAAGATTGGCTATTGATGTTTAAAAATGAAACACATAACCATCCAACCGAAATTGAACCGTTTGGTGGTGCGGCTACTTGTCTTGGCGGTGCAATTCGTGATCCGTTGTCTGGCCGTTCTTATGTATACCAAGCAATGCGTGTTACAGGCGCTGCAAACCCACTAGTAAGCTTAGAAGATACTATTAGTGGTAAATTGCCTCAAAAGAAAATCGTAACAGGCGCTGCTGCCGGCTACAGCTCATATGGTAACCAAATTGGACTAGCTACCGGTCAAGTAAACGAAATATATCATGACGGTTATGTTGCAAAGCGTATGGAAATCGGCGCTGTTATGGGTGCTACTCCTGCTAAAAATGTAGTCCGTGAAGTGCCTGAAGCAGGTGATGTTGTTATTCTACTTGGCGGAAAAACAGGACGTGACGGTTGTGGCGGTGCTACAGGTTCATCAAAATCACATACATTAGAATCCCTAGAAAGCTGTGGCGCTGAGGTTCAAAAGGGTAATGCACCGGAAGAAAGAAAAATCCAAAGGTTATTTAGAAACAGTGAAGTAACTCGCTTGATTCGTCGTTGTAATGATTTTGGAGCAGGTGGTGTGTCTGTTGCAATCGGTGAGTTGGCAGATGGCTTAGAGATTAACCTAGATGCTGTTCCTAAAAAATATAATGGCTTGGATGGAACAGAGCTTGCAATTTCCGAATCTCAAGAGCGTATGGCTTGTGTAGTTAGAAAATCCGATATGGAAAAATTTATTGCATTAGCGCAAGAAGAAAACTTAGAAGCAACTTTTGTTGCAACGGTTACCGAAACCCCTCGATTAAAAATGGATTGGAACGGTAAGCGAATTGTTGATTTATCTCGTGAATTCTTGAATTCAAATGGTGCTGTAAAGCATACAGAAATTGAAGTGGCAAAAGCTCTCGTAAAACCTGTTCACAAAAAAGAGATTACAGCTGTAAATGTAGTGGAACATTTATGCGATTTAAATATGTGTTCTCAAAAAGGATTAGTAGAGCGGTTTGACTCTACAATTGGTTCTGGTTCTGTGTTGATGCCATTTGGTGGTGAATATCAATTAACACCAACACAAGCAATGGTGGCAAAAATTCCAGTACTTTATGGCGAAACGCAAACTGCATCCGTAATGGGATGGGGCTTTAACCCATATATCAGCGAACAAAGTCCATATCATGGAGCAATGTATGCTGTTATTGAATCTATTGCAAAAGTAGTAGCAACAGGTGGTAGCCATCATCAATGTTGGTTGACATTCCAAGAATATTTTGAAAGAACACAAAATAATCCTGTTCGCTGGGGTAAACCATTTGCAGCGCTTCTTGGCGCATATAAAGCACAAATTGAGCTTGGCATTGGCGCAATTGGTGGTAAAGACTCAATGAGTGGTACATTTGAAAATATTGATGTTCCTCCAACACTATGTTCTTTTGCTGTATCTGTTACTAAAACGCCAAAAGTCGTTTCTCCGGAATTCAAGCGTCAAGGTAATCGAGTTATTATGATTATTCCGGAATATGATGCAAATGGTATTCCATGTTTCGATAGCATTAAAGCTTGTTTTGATAAAGTAGAAAGCTTAATTTCTCAAGGCGTAGTAAATGCATGTTCTACTTTAACATATGGTGGTGTGATTGAAGCTGTAGCGAAAATGGCACTCGGCAACAAAGTTGGTATGAAGTTTACAGAACAAGTAAGTCCTGAGCTTATGTTTAACCCTGTATATGGTGGATTTATTTTAGAAGTAAGCCAAAGTGCAGACGTTGAAGGCTTTACTGTAATTGGTACAACTACTTCAAAATACATTATTGTATTGCCAAATCTTGAAATTGTGGATATGAGAGAATTACAAAAGAAATACGAGAAAAAGCTAGAACCAATATTCCCATATCGTATTCATCAATCTACTCAAATTCCAACGGAATTTAGCTATAAATCAGCAAAAAAAGATAGAATATCCCCGGCAATCAAAGTTGCAAAACCAAAGGTTTTAATTCCGGTGTTCCCTGGAACAAACTGTGAATATGATTCTGCTCGTGCATTTGAAAAGGCAGGTGCAGATGCAGAAATCTTTGTAATCAAAAACTTAACCAGTGCAATGATTGAAGAATCTATCAAAACTTTTGCAAGTAAAATTGATCAAGCACAAATGATAATGATACCTGGTGGCTTTTCCGGTGGTGATGAGCCGGATGGATCTGCAAAATTCATTGTAAGTTTCTTCAAAAACCCACAAGTAAAAGAAGCAGTACAACGCTTACTACAAACTCGTGATGGCTTAATGGTGGGTATTTGCAACGGCTTCCAAGCATTAATTAAACTAGGTTTAGTTCCATATGGCGATATTGTCGATATGGATGAAACCGCTCCAACATTAACATTTAATACAATTGGACGCCACCAATCTATGATGGTTAATACTCGTATCAGTTCCAATAAATCTCCATGGTTATATAACACACAAGTTGGCGATATCCATGCAGTTCCAATTTCTCATGGTGAGGGTAGATTTATTGCTGATACTAGATTGATTGAGAAGTTAGCAGCAAACGGACAGGTTGCAACACAATATGTTGATTTACAAGGTCAACCAACTTATGATATTGCGTTCAATCCAAATGAATCTGCAATGGCGATTGAAGGTATTACTTCTCCGGACGGAAGAGTGTTTGGTAAAATGGCACATAGCGAGCGTATTGGTACTGATATTTGTAAGAATATTTATGGCAATAAAGATCAAATGATTTTTAAATCAGGCGTAGAATATTTTACAAAATAA
- a CDS encoding FUSC family protein produces the protein MNWSYKPGLRAVKTTIVVFLCLLIQIIFKRENAFYATIAAVVCLQSTYVETFKSGKNRLVGTVIGGFFGYIVIEFCMMIPYYHEYWIMLIVPAGIFLLIYICNVLDRKASVAICCIVFLSITANSSRDITNALTYVIDRVLDTSIGIILAMVVNRFIAPHKKETKKEILNPTNPELTDKVDNVQ, from the coding sequence ATGAATTGGTCCTATAAACCTGGGTTACGAGCAGTAAAAACAACGATTGTTGTTTTTTTATGTTTGTTGATACAAATTATTTTTAAGCGTGAAAATGCTTTTTACGCAACAATTGCTGCTGTAGTTTGTCTACAATCAACGTATGTAGAGACCTTTAAATCGGGTAAAAATCGTTTAGTTGGAACAGTAATAGGCGGTTTTTTTGGATATATTGTAATAGAATTTTGTATGATGATACCTTATTATCATGAATATTGGATTATGCTCATTGTTCCAGCTGGCATATTTTTGCTGATTTATATTTGTAATGTATTGGATCGAAAAGCATCTGTTGCTATTTGCTGTATTGTTTTTTTAAGTATTACAGCAAATTCCTCTAGAGATATCACAAATGCACTAACTTATGTAATAGACAGAGTATTAGATACTTCAATTGGTATAATATTGGCTATGGTTGTAAATCGCTTTATTGCTCCACATAAAAAAGAAACGAAAAAAGAAATTTTGAACCCTACCAATCCAGAATTAACTGATAAAGTGGATAATGTGCAATGA
- a CDS encoding TVP38/TMEM64 family protein, which produces MSKHKYQLKKLNKKDLLKLIIFIIVIVGMVALTIYLFPRIMLLKDQAGRDAFMAYIQSKGIWGVAILMGVQALQVVIAVIPGEPFEVLSGLVYGTWGGYFICTAGMLIGTIFIYYFVRVLGYESISKLFGEGKLENYKFMKNTKKLELFTFIFFFIPGTPKDFLTYFMPFTKIKPLTLFIIITIARIPSIISSTFAGSSISQGKWGQTIAIFAIIGIIAVVGIIFNEKLVDMLNNKREQMKAKRMKK; this is translated from the coding sequence ATGTCAAAGCACAAATATCAGTTAAAGAAACTTAACAAAAAAGATTTATTAAAACTCATTATATTTATAATAGTGATTGTCGGAATGGTTGCATTAACGATTTATCTTTTTCCACGTATTATGCTCTTAAAAGATCAAGCAGGTCGAGATGCTTTTATGGCATATATTCAGTCTAAAGGTATTTGGGGCGTTGCAATTCTAATGGGTGTTCAAGCATTACAAGTGGTAATTGCCGTAATACCTGGTGAACCTTTTGAAGTGTTATCGGGCTTGGTTTATGGTACCTGGGGCGGTTATTTTATTTGTACAGCGGGAATGCTGATTGGAACCATTTTTATTTATTATTTTGTAAGAGTACTAGGTTATGAATCTATTAGCAAATTATTTGGCGAAGGTAAACTAGAGAATTATAAATTCATGAAAAACACAAAAAAATTAGAGCTGTTTACGTTTATATTTTTCTTTATACCGGGAACGCCAAAGGATTTTCTTACTTATTTTATGCCATTTACAAAGATTAAACCTTTAACACTGTTTATCATAATTACAATAGCAAGAATACCATCCATTATTTCATCGACTTTTGCTGGTTCTTCTATCAGTCAGGGTAAGTGGGGACAAACCATTGCAATTTTTGCTATTATCGGAATTATTGCAGTTGTAGGCATCATATTCAACGAGAAACTGGTTGATATGTTAAATAATAAACGTGAACAAATGAAAGCAAAGCGCATGAAAAAGTAG